A genomic stretch from Planifilum fimeticola includes:
- a CDS encoding NRDE family protein — translation MCLILFAFRAHPDYPLIVAANRDEFMDRPTEPAQFWKDHPDVLAGRDQVKGGTWMGITRRGRFAALTNFRDPFASVKNKKSRGLLARDYLTTEIPPRDYLESLQERRASYPGFNLLVGSPRELWYYSNQNGMCRSVEPGIHGLSNAFLDTPWPKVVKGKERIAACLQNPEPSRLFDLLADEEPAPDEQLPDTGVGLETERLLSPAFIRMTGYGTRSSTVLIVNARGEVDFIERTFTEGGAREVRFRFSIREE, via the coding sequence ATGTGCCTGATTCTTTTCGCTTTCCGGGCTCACCCGGACTACCCTTTGATCGTCGCCGCCAATCGGGATGAATTCATGGACCGGCCGACAGAACCGGCTCAATTTTGGAAGGATCATCCCGACGTGCTGGCCGGACGCGATCAAGTCAAGGGGGGAACGTGGATGGGCATCACCCGCAGAGGACGATTCGCCGCCCTCACCAATTTCCGCGATCCCTTCGCTTCCGTGAAAAATAAAAAGTCCCGCGGCCTGCTGGCGCGGGACTATCTGACGACGGAGATTCCACCCCGAGACTACCTGGAAAGCCTGCAGGAACGGCGCGCGTCCTATCCCGGATTCAATCTGCTGGTCGGCAGTCCCCGGGAACTTTGGTACTATTCCAATCAAAACGGCATGTGCCGCTCCGTTGAGCCCGGAATCCACGGGCTGAGCAACGCCTTTTTGGACACTCCCTGGCCCAAGGTCGTCAAGGGAAAGGAGCGCATCGCAGCCTGCCTTCAAAACCCGGAACCCTCCCGACTCTTTGATCTGTTGGCGGATGAGGAGCCGGCTCCCGACGAACAGCTGCCGGATACCGGCGTCGGCTTGGAAACGGAACGGCTCCTCTCCCCCGCGTTTATCCGGATGACCGGCTACGGCACGCGCTCCTCCACCGTATTGATCGTAAATGCCCGGGGGGAAGTCGACTTCATCGAGCGGACCTTCACTGAAGGAGGGGCAAGGGAGGTGCGCTTCCGCTTTTCCATCCGGGAAGAGTGA